A region from the Nocardioides coralli genome encodes:
- the ilvD gene encoding dihydroxy-acid dehydratase: MSQTPDIKPRSRDVTDGLERAAARGMLRAVGMGDDDWEKPQIGVASSWNEITPCNLSLDRLAKAVKSGVHAAGGFPLEFGTISVSDGISMGHEGMHFSLVSREVIADSVETVMMAERLDGSVLLAGCDKSLPGMLMAAARLDLASVFLYAGTIMPGRVDGRDVTIIDAFEAVGACLAGKISREEVDKVERAICPGEGACGGAYTANTMASVAEALGMSLPGSSSPPAVDRRRDVFAHKSGEAVVEMLRRGITARQVMTRPAFENAIAMVMALGGSTNAVLHLLAIAREAEVDLTLDDFTRIGEKVPHLADMKPFGRFVWTDFDRVGGIPVLLRALLDAGLLHGDVLTVTGRTMAENLSELDPKPLDGEILRALDRPIHATGGLTILKGSLAPDGAVVKSAGFDDSTFTGTARVFDGERAALDALAAGQIVAGDVVVIRYEGPKGGPGMREMLAITGAIKGAGLGKDVLLITDGRFSGGTTGLCVGHIAPEAVDAGPIAFLRDGDRITLDVANRSLDVDLTEDELAARREGWAPHPPKYTRGVLGKYRQVVQSAAVGAVTS, encoded by the coding sequence ATGAGCCAGACCCCGGACATCAAGCCCCGGTCCCGCGACGTCACCGACGGCCTCGAGCGGGCCGCGGCCCGCGGCATGCTGCGGGCGGTCGGCATGGGCGACGACGACTGGGAGAAGCCACAGATCGGTGTGGCCTCCTCGTGGAACGAGATCACGCCCTGCAACCTCTCCCTCGACCGGCTGGCGAAGGCGGTCAAGAGCGGAGTGCACGCCGCCGGTGGTTTCCCGCTGGAGTTCGGGACCATCTCCGTCTCCGACGGCATCTCGATGGGCCACGAGGGCATGCACTTCTCGCTGGTCTCGCGCGAGGTGATCGCTGACTCGGTGGAGACCGTGATGATGGCCGAGCGGCTCGACGGGTCGGTGCTCCTGGCGGGTTGCGACAAGTCGCTCCCCGGCATGCTGATGGCCGCGGCCCGCCTCGACCTCGCCAGCGTGTTCCTCTACGCCGGCACGATCATGCCCGGCCGGGTCGACGGCCGGGACGTCACGATCATCGACGCCTTCGAGGCGGTCGGCGCCTGCCTGGCCGGCAAGATCAGCCGCGAGGAGGTCGACAAGGTCGAGCGGGCCATCTGCCCGGGTGAGGGTGCCTGCGGTGGCGCCTACACCGCCAACACCATGGCGTCGGTGGCGGAGGCGCTCGGCATGTCGCTCCCGGGGTCCTCCTCGCCCCCGGCCGTCGACCGGCGCCGCGACGTCTTCGCCCACAAGTCCGGCGAGGCCGTGGTGGAGATGCTGCGGCGGGGCATCACCGCCCGGCAGGTCATGACCCGCCCCGCCTTCGAGAACGCCATCGCGATGGTGATGGCGCTCGGCGGCTCCACCAACGCGGTGCTGCACCTGCTCGCAATCGCCCGGGAGGCCGAGGTCGACCTCACGCTCGACGACTTCACGCGGATCGGGGAGAAGGTCCCCCACCTCGCCGACATGAAGCCGTTCGGCCGGTTCGTGTGGACCGACTTCGACCGCGTGGGCGGCATCCCGGTTCTGCTGCGGGCCCTGCTGGACGCCGGCCTGTTGCACGGCGACGTGCTGACCGTGACCGGCAGGACCATGGCCGAGAACCTCTCCGAGCTCGACCCGAAACCGCTCGACGGGGAGATCCTGCGAGCCCTGGACCGGCCGATCCACGCCACGGGTGGGCTCACCATCCTCAAGGGGTCCCTCGCCCCCGACGGCGCCGTGGTCAAGAGCGCCGGCTTCGACGACTCCACCTTCACGGGCACGGCCCGGGTCTTCGACGGCGAACGGGCCGCGCTCGACGCCCTCGCGGCCGGCCAGATCGTCGCCGGCGACGTGGTCGTCATCCGCTACGAGGGACCCAAGGGTGGGCCGGGGATGCGGGAGATGCTGGCCATCACCGGCGCCATCAAGGGCGCGGGGCTGGGCAAGGACGTGCTGCTGATCACCGACGGCCGGTTCTCCGGTGGCACGACCGGCCTCTGTGTCGGCCACATCGCCCCCGAGGCCGTCGACGCGGGCCCGATCGCGTTCCTGCGGGACGGAGACCGGATCACCCTCGACGTGGCCAACCGGTCGCTCGACGTCGACCTGACCGAGGACGAGCTCGCCGCGCGCCGCGAGGGCTGGGCGCCCCACCCGCCGAAGTACACCCGGGGCGTGCTCGGCAAGTACCGCCAGGTGGTGCAGTCGGCAGCCGTCGGGGCGGTGACCAGCTGA
- a CDS encoding EamA family transporter, which yields MTARFSPVWLVLIGIASVQLGAAVAKDLFGVISPTGMVWLRLVTSAVVLAAIARPRLRGRNAGDWWVVVGFGVALGVMNWAIYQSFARIPLGIAVTIEFVGPLTLAVLGSRRPRDLLWVALAGTGVLLLGLQPGDVTLAGVLFALLAGAAWAAYILLSARTGSRWAGLDGLAVASIVATVLLTPWALGGSGSQLLDGRVVLLGVLVGLLSSVIPYSCELVALRTIRPSVFSILMSLEPAAAALAAILVLQEFLTVPQWLALGCVVVASVGATRSGRVLAEPVPD from the coding sequence GTGACGGCGCGATTCTCACCGGTCTGGCTGGTGCTCATCGGGATCGCCTCGGTCCAGCTCGGCGCCGCCGTCGCCAAGGACCTCTTCGGCGTCATTTCCCCGACCGGGATGGTGTGGCTGCGCCTGGTCACCAGCGCGGTGGTGCTGGCGGCGATTGCCCGGCCCCGCCTCCGCGGGCGCAACGCCGGCGACTGGTGGGTGGTCGTCGGCTTCGGCGTCGCTCTCGGGGTCATGAACTGGGCGATCTACCAGTCCTTCGCGCGGATCCCGCTGGGCATCGCCGTGACCATCGAGTTCGTCGGACCGCTGACCCTGGCCGTGCTCGGGTCCCGCCGCCCGCGGGACCTGCTGTGGGTGGCGCTGGCCGGGACCGGGGTGCTGCTGCTGGGTCTCCAGCCGGGCGACGTGACGCTCGCCGGCGTGCTGTTCGCGCTGCTCGCGGGTGCTGCATGGGCGGCGTACATCCTGCTGAGCGCGCGCACCGGCAGTCGCTGGGCAGGCCTGGACGGGCTGGCCGTCGCCAGCATCGTGGCGACCGTGCTGCTGACGCCCTGGGCGCTGGGCGGCTCGGGGAGCCAGCTGCTCGACGGCCGCGTGGTCCTGCTCGGCGTGCTCGTGGGCCTGCTCAGCTCGGTGATCCCCTACAGCTGCGAGCTGGTGGCGCTGCGGACCATCCGGCCGTCGGTCTTCTCGATCCTCATGAGCCTCGAACCGGCGGCGGCGGCGCTGGCCGCGATCCTGGTGCTGCAGGAGTTCCTGACCGTCCCGCAGTGGCTGGCCCTGGGGTGCGTGGTCGTGGCCTCGGTGGGCGCGACGCGCTCCGGGCGGGTCCTGGCCGAACCCGTGCCCGACTGA
- a CDS encoding ATP-binding cassette domain-containing protein, with protein sequence MTGNPAIEAVELVKHFGETVAVDGVSFEVPRGTVLGLLGPNGAGKTTTVRMMTTLTRPTSGTARVAGHDVTREPDAVRQAMGLTGQSATVDELLTGRENLWLVGSLYGLDRATIRRVTEELLERFSLAAAGDRTIKTYSGGMRRRLDLAVSLIATPPVLFLDEPTTGLDPRSRVELWEVLRGLVRDGTTLLLTTQYLEEADHLADDIVVIDHGQVIAHGTPMQLKDASGRAALVVTVSRAEELAAATEMLRPVVPELHVDEGSRTITAPAEGLRDVTRVASLFEGSEIELDDLGLQRPSLDDVFLHLTGHRAEESSADEEVPA encoded by the coding sequence GTGACCGGCAACCCGGCCATCGAAGCCGTGGAGCTCGTCAAGCACTTCGGGGAGACCGTCGCCGTCGACGGCGTCAGCTTCGAGGTGCCACGAGGCACCGTCCTGGGGCTGCTCGGCCCCAACGGGGCGGGCAAGACGACCACGGTGCGGATGATGACGACGCTCACCCGACCGACCAGCGGCACCGCCCGGGTGGCGGGCCACGACGTGACGCGCGAGCCCGACGCCGTCCGCCAGGCGATGGGCCTGACCGGTCAGTCGGCGACCGTCGACGAGCTGCTGACGGGTCGCGAGAACCTGTGGCTCGTCGGCAGCCTCTACGGCCTCGACAGGGCGACGATCCGACGGGTGACCGAGGAGCTGCTGGAGCGGTTCTCGCTGGCCGCCGCAGGCGACCGGACGATCAAGACCTACTCCGGCGGCATGCGGCGGCGTCTCGACCTCGCGGTCAGCCTGATCGCCACCCCGCCGGTCCTCTTCCTCGACGAACCCACGACCGGCCTCGACCCCCGCAGTCGGGTCGAGCTGTGGGAGGTGCTCCGGGGCCTGGTCCGCGACGGCACGACGCTGCTGCTGACCACGCAGTACCTCGAGGAGGCCGACCACCTGGCCGACGACATCGTCGTCATCGACCACGGCCAGGTCATCGCCCACGGCACGCCGATGCAGCTCAAGGACGCCTCGGGACGAGCGGCGTTGGTGGTCACGGTGTCGCGGGCCGAGGAGCTGGCCGCTGCCACCGAGATGCTGCGGCCGGTCGTGCCCGAGCTCCACGTCGACGAGGGCAGCCGCACCATCACCGCACCCGCCGAAGGCCTGCGCGACGTCACCCGCGTGGCGTCGCTCTTCGAGGGGAGCGAGATCGAGCTCGACGACCTCGGCCTGCAGCGGCCGAGCCTCGACGACGTGTTCCTGCACCTGACCGGCCACCGGGCCGAGGAGAGCTCCGCGGACGAGGAGGTCCCGGCATGA
- a CDS encoding kynureninase, producing MKAAELDAADPLATYRDRFVGAESDLVYFDGNSLGRPLVATAERVREFVEHEWGGRLIRGWDEQWYELPLTLGDRIARTCLGAAPGQTFVGDSTTVILYKLMRTAVDGAGPGRDEIVVDDDNFPTDRYLVEGVAAERGLTVRWVEVDRASGVTEDQLAAVVGPRTALVTLSHVAYRSAHVADGAALTRVAHDAGAPVLWDLSHSVGSVPVELDAWGADYAAGCTYKYLNGGPGSPAFGYVAERHHGLTQPIQGWMGHADPFLMGPGYTPAPSVRRFISGTPPITGMLGLADMVDLLEEVGIDAVREKSRRLTAYAVDLADELLAPLGVVVASPRDPEQRGGHVTLLHPRMREVVATLWEEDVIPDYREPDGLRIGLSPLSTSFAEVERGLARIAELLA from the coding sequence GTGAAGGCAGCCGAGCTCGACGCCGCGGACCCGCTGGCGACGTACCGCGACCGTTTCGTCGGGGCCGAGTCCGACCTCGTCTACTTCGACGGGAACTCCCTGGGCCGGCCGCTGGTCGCGACCGCGGAGCGGGTGCGCGAGTTCGTGGAGCACGAGTGGGGCGGCCGACTGATCCGCGGCTGGGACGAGCAGTGGTACGAGCTCCCGCTGACCCTCGGCGACCGGATCGCGCGCACCTGCCTGGGCGCCGCGCCGGGTCAGACCTTTGTCGGCGACTCCACCACCGTCATCCTCTACAAGCTGATGCGCACGGCGGTCGACGGTGCCGGGCCGGGCCGCGACGAGATCGTGGTGGACGACGACAACTTCCCCACCGACCGGTACCTGGTCGAGGGGGTGGCTGCCGAGCGCGGGCTCACCGTGCGCTGGGTGGAGGTCGACCGGGCGAGCGGCGTCACCGAGGACCAGCTCGCCGCCGTCGTCGGCCCGCGCACTGCCCTGGTCACCCTCAGCCACGTCGCCTACCGGTCCGCCCACGTCGCCGACGGGGCCGCGCTCACCCGGGTCGCCCACGACGCCGGGGCGCCGGTGCTGTGGGACCTCAGCCACTCGGTGGGCTCGGTGCCCGTCGAGCTCGACGCGTGGGGCGCGGACTACGCGGCCGGCTGCACCTACAAGTACCTCAACGGCGGGCCGGGCTCGCCGGCCTTCGGCTACGTCGCCGAGCGCCACCACGGACTCACGCAGCCGATCCAGGGCTGGATGGGCCACGCGGATCCCTTCCTGATGGGCCCCGGCTACACCCCGGCGCCGAGCGTGCGTCGGTTCATCTCCGGGACCCCGCCGATCACGGGCATGCTTGGGCTCGCTGACATGGTCGACCTGCTCGAGGAGGTCGGCATCGACGCGGTCCGCGAGAAGTCACGGCGGCTCACGGCGTACGCCGTCGACCTCGCCGACGAGCTGCTCGCCCCGCTCGGCGTGGTGGTGGCCTCGCCACGCGACCCGGAGCAGCGTGGCGGTCACGTGACACTGCTCCACCCCCGCATGCGCGAGGTGGTGGCGACGCTGTGGGAGGAGGACGTGATCCCCGACTACCGCGAGCCAGACGGGCTGCGTATCGGGCTCTCGCCGCTCTCGACCAGCTTCGCGGAGGTGGAGCGGGGCCTGGCACGGATCGCGGAGCTCCTCGCGTGA
- a CDS encoding alkaline phosphatase D family protein produces MDSSRRNLLRGGLLAAFVPAGVALDARPSAAAPPLPHDPFTLGVASGDPAPDGFVIWARLAPDPLVDDGLGGMPASRYRVEWQVASDPTFADVVRRGSAAARPELAHAVHVEVDGLRPGREYYYRFRVGTWLSPVGRALTAPAPGARVEQLTMAFASCSSYQHGYFTAYRHLADERPDLVLHLGDYHYEGPANNGERSHLGGETVTLADYRRRYAQYKTDLDLQAAHQAAPWLAVWDDHEVDNNYADEISEKPAEQATFRQRRADAYQAYYENMPLRRRSVPRGIDLQLYRRVAWGQLATFHMLDTRQYRDDQACGDGYQNCPDADAPGRSLPGWQQERWLLEGFRDSRATWDVLGQQVFFGRRDASADPDVDRVSMDAWDGYGASRRRLVEGMLATRVRNPVVVTGDVHAHWASEVYRDQAEPDSGIVASEFVTSSITSGGDGYDKADGQHPWAAQNPNLRFWTNLRGYVSTRITPTEMAVDYRCVNQVSAPGSPVFTRTSFVLEDRVRGMQKTADDPLLSARTAAPSDRQIIADTLREEVGAASG; encoded by the coding sequence ATGGATTCGTCTCGGAGGAACCTGTTGCGCGGCGGCCTGCTGGCCGCCTTCGTGCCCGCGGGAGTCGCGCTCGACGCCCGCCCGTCGGCGGCGGCACCCCCACTGCCTCACGACCCGTTCACCCTCGGCGTCGCCAGCGGCGACCCCGCCCCCGACGGGTTCGTGATCTGGGCCCGGCTGGCTCCCGACCCGCTCGTCGACGACGGCCTGGGCGGGATGCCGGCATCGCGCTACCGGGTCGAGTGGCAGGTCGCCTCCGACCCGACGTTCGCCGATGTGGTGCGCCGCGGCTCAGCCGCAGCCCGGCCGGAGCTCGCCCACGCCGTGCACGTCGAGGTCGACGGCCTGCGACCCGGGCGGGAGTACTACTACCGGTTCCGCGTGGGGACCTGGCTCTCGCCGGTGGGCCGCGCCCTCACCGCCCCGGCGCCGGGCGCGAGGGTCGAGCAGCTCACCATGGCGTTCGCTTCCTGCTCGAGCTACCAGCACGGCTACTTCACCGCCTACCGGCACCTCGCCGACGAGCGCCCCGACCTGGTGCTGCACCTGGGCGACTACCACTACGAGGGGCCCGCCAACAACGGCGAACGCTCCCACCTGGGTGGGGAGACGGTGACGCTGGCCGACTACCGCCGCCGGTACGCCCAGTACAAGACCGACCTCGACCTGCAGGCCGCGCACCAGGCGGCCCCGTGGCTGGCGGTGTGGGACGACCACGAGGTCGACAACAACTACGCCGACGAGATCTCGGAGAAGCCTGCCGAGCAGGCAACGTTCCGTCAGCGGCGCGCCGACGCCTACCAGGCGTACTACGAGAACATGCCGTTGCGCCGGCGCTCGGTGCCGCGGGGGATCGACCTGCAGCTCTACCGGCGCGTGGCGTGGGGCCAGCTCGCGACGTTCCACATGCTCGACACCCGCCAGTACCGCGACGACCAGGCGTGCGGAGATGGCTACCAGAACTGCCCGGACGCGGACGCGCCCGGCCGGAGCCTCCCCGGGTGGCAGCAGGAGCGGTGGCTGCTCGAGGGATTCCGCGACTCGCGGGCGACCTGGGACGTCCTGGGGCAGCAGGTGTTCTTTGGCCGACGCGACGCCAGCGCCGACCCCGACGTCGACCGCGTCTCCATGGACGCGTGGGACGGGTACGGTGCCTCTCGCCGTCGGCTCGTCGAGGGCATGCTCGCCACCCGCGTGCGCAACCCCGTCGTCGTCACGGGCGACGTACACGCCCACTGGGCCTCGGAGGTCTACCGCGACCAGGCCGAGCCCGACTCCGGCATCGTCGCCTCGGAGTTCGTGACGAGCTCGATCACCTCGGGCGGCGACGGCTACGACAAGGCGGACGGCCAGCACCCGTGGGCGGCCCAGAACCCGAACCTCCGGTTCTGGACGAACCTGCGGGGCTATGTCAGCACCCGGATCACCCCCACCGAGATGGCGGTCGACTACCGCTGCGTCAACCAGGTCAGCGCACCGGGGTCGCCGGTCTTCACCCGGACGAGCTTCGTGCTCGAGGACCGCGTGCGGGGCATGCAGAAGACCGCCGACGACCCGCTGCTGTCGGCGCGCACCGCCGCCCCGTCGGACCGCCAGATCATCGCCGACACGCTGCGGGAGGAGGTGGGCGCCGCGAGTGGCTAG
- a CDS encoding WD40/YVTN/BNR-like repeat-containing protein yields the protein MTTLLMIGTRKGLWLATSPDRVDWSLSGPHFAMEEVYSVLVDRRDGMTRLLAGCSSSWFGPQVRRSDDLGETWQESPEGVRFPEDTGAAVARVWQLVPGVEPDVVWAGTEPGAIFRSTDRGESFELVRGLWDHPHRPEWNEGFGGQAFHTILPHPTDGDSVLAAISTGGVYRTRDGGASWSASNTGVKAEFMPGDRHYPEFGQCVHKVARDSADPERLYLQNHGGVYRSDDGGASWLDIAPGLPSEFGFAMVAHPHRADTAYTFPIADAGARWPVDARARVWRTTDAGGSWSALGEGSLPDGFYAAVMRDAMCADDHDPAGLYFGGRNGVVWGSPDEGDTWRQVAADLPDVLVVRAAELSD from the coding sequence ATGACCACGCTGCTCATGATCGGGACCCGCAAGGGACTCTGGCTGGCCACCTCGCCGGACCGGGTCGACTGGAGCCTCTCGGGGCCGCACTTCGCCATGGAGGAGGTCTACTCCGTCCTGGTCGACCGCCGCGACGGGATGACCCGGTTGCTGGCCGGGTGCTCCTCGAGCTGGTTCGGGCCCCAGGTCCGCCGATCGGACGACCTGGGGGAGACCTGGCAGGAGAGCCCCGAGGGCGTGCGTTTCCCCGAGGACACCGGTGCCGCGGTGGCCCGGGTGTGGCAGCTGGTGCCCGGGGTCGAGCCCGACGTCGTGTGGGCCGGCACCGAGCCCGGCGCGATCTTCCGCTCGACCGACCGAGGCGAGAGCTTCGAGCTGGTGCGTGGCCTGTGGGACCACCCGCACCGCCCGGAGTGGAACGAGGGGTTCGGCGGGCAGGCGTTCCACACGATCCTGCCCCACCCGACCGACGGCGACTCGGTGCTGGCCGCCATCTCGACGGGCGGGGTCTACCGCACCAGGGACGGTGGCGCCTCGTGGTCGGCCTCCAACACCGGGGTGAAGGCGGAGTTCATGCCCGGCGACCGCCACTACCCCGAGTTCGGCCAGTGCGTCCACAAGGTGGCCCGCGACTCGGCCGACCCCGAGCGGCTCTACCTGCAGAACCACGGCGGGGTCTACCGCTCCGACGACGGGGGAGCGAGCTGGCTCGACATCGCCCCCGGCCTGCCCAGCGAGTTCGGCTTCGCCATGGTGGCCCACCCCCACCGGGCCGACACCGCCTACACCTTCCCGATCGCCGACGCCGGTGCCCGGTGGCCTGTCGACGCCCGGGCCCGGGTGTGGCGGACCACCGACGCCGGAGGCTCGTGGTCGGCCCTGGGGGAGGGCAGTCTCCCCGACGGCTTCTACGCCGCCGTGATGCGCGACGCGATGTGCGCCGACGACCACGACCCGGCCGGCCTCTACTTCGGCGGCCGCAACGGCGTCGTGTGGGGGTCGCCCGACGAGGGCGACACCTGGCGGCAGGTCGCCGCCGACCTCCCCGACGTGCTGGTGGTCCGCGCAGCGGAGTTGTCCGACTGA
- a CDS encoding GNAT family N-acetyltransferase, with protein sequence MTRVNDHGQPVGDEVPGWTTRLRPTPVVLEGRHVRLEPLAPAHAAPLLESLGGAANADLWTYRIDLEPPATLEQAAALIAAGTSGPDQLTFAVVPLSEGVARGITSLYRIDPGNGSIEVGGIVYARSLQRTPASTEATYLVARHVFDDLGYRRLEWKLDSCNEPSAAAARRLGFTYEGRHRQAIVYKGRNRDTDWFSIIDTEWPAVRARIESWLDPANFDSAGRQRRRLSSPA encoded by the coding sequence ATGACCCGCGTCAACGACCACGGGCAGCCGGTCGGCGACGAGGTGCCGGGTTGGACAACGCGGCTGCGACCGACCCCCGTGGTGCTCGAGGGGCGACACGTGCGCCTCGAGCCGCTGGCGCCGGCCCACGCGGCGCCGCTGCTGGAGTCGCTCGGCGGGGCGGCCAACGCCGACCTGTGGACCTATCGCATCGACCTCGAGCCCCCCGCGACGCTGGAGCAGGCCGCAGCGCTCATCGCCGCCGGGACCTCGGGCCCCGACCAGCTGACCTTCGCCGTCGTACCCCTGTCGGAGGGTGTGGCGCGAGGCATCACCAGCCTCTACCGGATCGACCCGGGCAACGGTTCGATCGAGGTCGGTGGCATCGTCTACGCGCGGTCGCTGCAGCGCACCCCGGCGAGCACTGAGGCGACCTACCTCGTGGCCCGGCACGTCTTCGACGACCTGGGCTACCGACGGCTGGAGTGGAAGCTGGACTCCTGCAACGAGCCCTCGGCCGCCGCGGCCCGCCGGCTCGGTTTCACCTACGAGGGCCGCCACCGGCAGGCCATCGTCTACAAGGGCCGCAACCGGGACACCGACTGGTTCTCGATCATCGACACCGAGTGGCCGGCGGTGAGGGCGCGGATCGAGTCGTGGCTCGACCCGGCCAACTTCGACAGCGCCGGTCGCCAGCGGCGTCGGTTGTCCTCGCCTGCTTGA
- a CDS encoding SRPBCC family protein, producing the protein MATFELSRSTRIDADPARVHALVDDFHAWQQWSPWEDLDPDQSRSYSGPDRGVGAHYEWSGNRKAGAGSMEITESRPDAVVIDLRFTKPFKAENVTRFDLAPAGTGTDVTWTLSGERNAVMQLMGKLYFDNAVGKDFEKGLSQLKAAAESPGA; encoded by the coding sequence ATGGCCACTTTCGAGCTCTCGCGCAGCACCCGGATCGATGCCGACCCGGCGCGGGTCCACGCCCTCGTCGACGACTTCCACGCCTGGCAGCAGTGGTCGCCGTGGGAGGACCTCGACCCCGACCAGAGCCGCAGCTACAGCGGCCCCGACCGTGGGGTCGGCGCCCACTACGAGTGGAGCGGCAACCGGAAGGCCGGCGCGGGCTCGATGGAGATCACGGAGTCACGGCCGGACGCTGTCGTCATCGACCTGCGGTTCACCAAGCCGTTCAAGGCCGAGAACGTCACCCGCTTCGACCTCGCTCCGGCGGGCACCGGGACCGACGTCACCTGGACGCTCAGCGGTGAGCGCAACGCGGTCATGCAGCTGATGGGCAAGCTCTACTTCGACAACGCCGTCGGCAAGGACTTCGAGAAGGGCTTGTCGCAGCTCAAGGCCGCAGCGGAGTCACCGGGCGCCTGA
- a CDS encoding S66 family peptidase codes for MIRFPDPLRPGDRIGVTAPSSGVAGAETDRIDFCVRWLRERGFDVLVGECMDGSSHVSAPRERRAAELTAMLTDPAIRAVVPPWGGETAIDLVDLIDYDAVAAAEPTWVVGYSDSSTWLTPLLLRAGLASIHGDNLADTPYTAPDGLVHWLDLAAATGPVTQRDSGLVATWVRFEEDATATRWRPRGTGSWEVLGGGAVDVTGRLVGGCLETMGPIAGTPYGDVRAFGREHGPLVVYLEVAEDDAFSACRQLHGLRLAGWFEHAVAVLIGRTSAPAGVGGFTQRDAVADAIGDLGLPVVLDLEIGHVPPHLPLVNGALARVVVDGDRRELTQEWR; via the coding sequence GTGATCCGGTTCCCCGACCCGCTCCGGCCCGGGGACCGGATCGGCGTCACCGCGCCGTCGTCGGGCGTCGCCGGAGCGGAGACCGACCGCATCGACTTCTGCGTCCGGTGGCTGCGCGAGCGCGGCTTCGACGTCCTGGTCGGGGAGTGCATGGACGGTTCGAGCCACGTGAGCGCCCCGCGCGAGCGACGGGCAGCCGAGCTGACGGCGATGCTCACCGATCCGGCCATCCGCGCGGTGGTGCCACCCTGGGGCGGCGAGACCGCCATCGACCTCGTCGACCTGATCGACTACGACGCCGTCGCCGCGGCCGAGCCGACGTGGGTCGTCGGCTACTCCGACTCGAGCACCTGGCTCACGCCGCTCCTGCTCCGGGCAGGGCTCGCGAGCATCCACGGCGACAACCTGGCCGACACCCCCTACACGGCGCCGGACGGGCTGGTCCACTGGCTCGACCTCGCCGCAGCCACCGGCCCCGTGACCCAGCGCGACTCCGGCCTGGTGGCCACCTGGGTGCGGTTCGAGGAGGACGCCACCGCCACTCGCTGGCGGCCTCGCGGCACGGGATCCTGGGAGGTGCTCGGTGGGGGAGCGGTCGACGTCACGGGCCGCCTCGTGGGCGGCTGTCTGGAGACGATGGGACCGATCGCAGGGACGCCCTACGGCGACGTGCGTGCCTTCGGTCGCGAGCACGGACCGCTCGTGGTCTACCTGGAGGTCGCGGAGGACGATGCCTTCTCGGCCTGCCGCCAGCTGCACGGGCTCCGGCTCGCCGGTTGGTTCGAGCACGCGGTCGCTGTCCTGATCGGGCGCACCTCTGCGCCCGCCGGCGTCGGTGGCTTCACCCAGCGCGACGCGGTGGCCGACGCGATCGGCGACCTCGGCCTCCCGGTCGTCCTCGACCTCGAGATCGGTCACGTCCCGCCACACCTGCCGCTCGTCAACGGCGCCCTTGCCCGGGTGGTCGTCGACGGCGACCGTCGGGAGCTCACGCAGGAGTGGCGATGA
- a CDS encoding ABC transporter permease, with the protein MTTTTQVTQHPTLERPEIRRTGLLRQSLTITRRNLIHIRRMPEMLMDVTIQPVMFVLLFAFVFGGAIATDSAAGYREWLLAGIMGQTIAFASFIVAVGLTADIDKGIVDRMRSLPIHTAAVLVGRSMSSLLHSSIGILVMSLTGLVIGWRIRGSVLDAVAAYGLLLAWGFSMIWIGILVGSAMRSVEAVQGLMFTTIFPLTFLSNAFAPTERMGTVLRTIAEWNPISSLVQAVRELWGNTPPAPADAAFPLQHPVLATLFWTVALTAVLAPLSLRVFRKRTQQ; encoded by the coding sequence ATGACGACGACCACCCAGGTCACCCAGCACCCCACCCTCGAGCGGCCGGAGATCCGGCGGACGGGTCTGCTGCGCCAGTCGCTCACGATCACCCGCCGCAACCTGATCCACATCCGCCGGATGCCCGAGATGCTGATGGACGTCACCATCCAGCCGGTGATGTTCGTGCTCCTCTTCGCCTTCGTGTTCGGCGGCGCGATCGCCACCGACTCGGCGGCCGGCTACCGGGAGTGGCTGCTGGCGGGAATCATGGGGCAGACGATCGCCTTCGCCTCGTTCATCGTGGCGGTGGGCCTGACCGCCGACATCGACAAGGGGATCGTCGACCGGATGCGGTCGCTCCCGATCCACACCGCGGCCGTCCTCGTCGGGCGGAGCATGTCGAGCCTGCTCCACTCCAGCATCGGGATCCTCGTCATGTCGCTGACCGGTCTCGTCATCGGGTGGCGGATCCGTGGGTCGGTGCTCGACGCGGTGGCCGCCTACGGGCTGCTGCTGGCGTGGGGCTTCTCGATGATCTGGATCGGGATCCTGGTCGGCTCGGCCATGCGCTCGGTCGAGGCGGTGCAGGGGCTGATGTTCACCACGATCTTCCCGCTGACGTTCCTGTCCAACGCGTTCGCGCCGACGGAGCGGATGGGCACGGTGCTCCGCACGATCGCCGAGTGGAACCCGATCTCCTCGCTGGTGCAGGCGGTCCGGGAGCTCTGGGGCAACACGCCGCCGGCGCCTGCCGACGCCGCGTTCCCGCTGCAGCACCCGGTGCTCGCGACGCTGTTCTGGACCGTGGCCTTGACCGCGGTCCTGGCGCCGCTCTCCCTCCGCGTCTTCCGCAAGCGGACCCAGCAGTAG